The Notamacropus eugenii isolate mMacEug1 chromosome Y, mMacEug1.pri_v2, whole genome shotgun sequence genome includes a window with the following:
- the LOC140516531 gene encoding olfactory receptor 8J2-like, whose product MASGNLSHVTTFILIGVSERPELQVPLFFIFVVNYAVTVTGNVGIITLTSIDSQLQTPMYFFLRHLAIIILGNSTVIAPQMLVSFLLEKKTISYYGCATQHGGFLVFIVAEIFMLAVMAYDRYVAICNPLLYMVVVSRKVCILLVVLTYTYSLTTAMTVTSCVFSMSYCSSNVINHFYCDNVPLLALSCSDTYIPETAVFTFSGTNLFFSMIIVIVSYFYIILAILRIRSAEGRQKAFSTCASHMMAVTVFYGTLLFMYFQPRSNNSLDTDKMASVFYTLVIPMLNPMIYSLRNKDVKEALRRVLTNPCQTFKNM is encoded by the coding sequence ATGGCATCAGGAAATCTCTCCCATGTGACCACATTCATTCTCATTGGAGTCTCAGAACGTCCAGAGCTTCAAGTTCCACTCTTCTTCATCTTCGTAGTAAACTATGCAGTGACAGTGACTGGAAATGTGGGAATCATCACACTCACTAGTATAGATTCTCAACTTCAAActcctatgtattttttccttagaCACTTGGCTATCATCATCCTTGGTAATTCAACTGTCATTGCTCCCCAGATGCTCGTCAGTTTCTTGTTAGAGAAGAAAACCATTTCCTACTATGGATGTGCAACTCAGCATGGAGGCTTCCTAGTCTTCATTGTGGCTGAGATTTTCATGTTGGCTGTCATGGCCTATGACCGCTATGTGGCTATTTGCAATCCCCTATTATATATGGTTGTAGTATCACGGAAGGTTTGTATTCTACTTGTGGTCCTTACATACACCTACAGTTTAACTACTGCAATGACTGTCACTTCCTGTGTTTTCTCAATGTCTTACTGTTCTTCCAATGTCATCAATCACTTTTACTGTGATAATGTCCCTTTGTTAGCATTATCCTGCTCTGACACCTACATCCCAGAAACAGCAGTCTTTACTTTCTCAGGAACTAATCTCTTCTTTTCCATGATCATTGTAATTGTATCCTATTTCTACATTATCTTGGCCATTCTGAGGATACGTTCAGCAGAGGGGAGACAGAAAGCATTTTCCACCTGTGCTTCTCATATGATGGCTGTCACTGTTTTCTATGGGACACTCCTTTTCATGTATTTTCAACCTCGGTCAAACAATTCCTTAGACACTGATAAAATGGCCTCTGTATTTTACACTCTAGTGATCCCAATGCTGAATCCTATGATCTATAGCTTGAGGAACAAGGATGTGAAGGAGGCTCTAAGGAGAGTTCTCACTAACCCttgtcaaacttttaaaaacatgtaA